Below is a genomic region from Demequina sp..
TGAAGTGGGACGCAAACCGTCTCGCGTTGGCGATCGAGGCCGTCGCCCAGGCGGATGCCGACGTCAAAGGCGCATCGAGGGCCCCGGCGTTCGCGCTCGAGCGTGTGGTGCGGACCGTCGCTGAGCTGGCGGGCTAGTGAAGTGACGGCGAAAGGCTTCGTGCGAGTCGACGCCGGCGCTGCGGAAGCAGAGTTCGACGCAATTGTTGTACCTCGAACCGCGCGCGTTGAGACTGCGGTGATGACCAACTCGGCCGACGCACTGCTCGCCGGGTTGAGTGCTTCGGGATGACTTGATGGACGAAAGGGAACAACGGGCGTTGATGCGGCCCGCGCCCGCTTCGCAAGTGGCCATGTCGATCGGCGTGATCGCCTTGGGGCTCTGCGTCTTGGCCTTCACTACCGGCCTTACGGGACTCTCAACCGTCGTGGCCCCCGCGGTCTTGTCGCTCCCATGCGGTTTCGTGTGGAATGCCGTCTGCAATCAGGGTGCATGGCTGTTCGATCGGGCGATCGTTCTTGAGGCCGTCATGGGTCGCGCGGTGATTCCGCTTGAGGACGTTATTGAGGTCCACATAGATGAGGCGATGACGACGCTGGGGGTGAGGACAGCGGATCACTACGTGGTGCAGAGCCTTGCGACGCCCCTGGCTCTCAACATGCCGGCGGGCGCACGCGATCGCACCGTGAGGCTGTTTCGCAACCGCAACATCAGATGCGTGTGGCATGACGGTTTGGCCGACGTCTACCGAGTTGCCTCGGCGACCTCACCGTTCATGTGGCCAGGAGCGGTATTGGGCACACTCCGTCGCCCCTTGGTGTGGGGATCCGTATTGGCCGGGCTCGCGTACGGATCGATCCTGCTGTGGGCTGCGAGTGCAGGGTAACGAGCTTGATCGGGGTCAGAAGCTAGATCGCCCCAGCCAGCTCGTAGTCGGGCGTCACGGCGCCACGATCCACGAGAATCGCGGGCTCGAACGCGTGCCCCTGGTAGATGTCGAAGCCCAGGTCCTGGCACTGCGCGAGAGCGGCGCGGGTCTCGATCCGCTCGGCGACAAGGAGCGCACCCCGGACCGGGCCAACTCCACTAGCTGCGGACCGCGCTCGCGCAGGTCGCGATAGTCCACCTTGACGAAGTCGGCGTACTCGAGCAGTTCCAGTTGGGAGCGCGTGCCGCGGAAGTCGTCGAGGGCGATGCGGAAACCGAGCCCGCGGAGATCCGCAAGCCGATCGCGCAGCGCAGAGTCCGCGAAAGCGCTCTCGACGATCTCCACGATCACCTTTGCCGGATCGCAGCCGAGGTCCTCGTGGGCCACGAGGTAGGACCGGGTGAAGTTGATTGAGACGGGAAGCGAGGGCGCGATATCCGGGCCGTCGAGCAACGCGGCGGCGATCACGTGCTCCGTGGCGCGGTCCTGCTGGCGCTGATTCCAGAGATCGATACGAAGTCCGGTGCGACCGGGGGCCCTGAAGAGGAGTTCGTAGCCGAAGAGCTCGTGGCTTGCGGTGAAGATGCCTTGGCGGCCCACGAGCACGCGCGTGCGCTGGGCCCCAGCATGAATGCCGACGGGAGGCAGCTGCCAGAGCCGTGGGCGCGGGGCGTCCGGGTTGTTCAAGAGCTATGCAGGGCGCAAGAAAACCGCCTCGGAGGCGCGGTTGCGCTTCCGAGGCGGATTCGATGACTAGAGCGCCGAGACCTGCTTCGCGAGGGCCGACTTGCGGTTCGCGGCCTGGTTCTTGTGAATGACGCCCTTGGAGGCGGCCTTGTCGAGCTTCACCGACGCGGTCGTGAGCGCGGTCTGCGCCGCGGCCTTGTCGCCGGCGGCGATGGCTTCGCGCACCTTGCGGACGTGCGTCTTGAGCTGAGACTTGACGGCGACGTTGCGCTGGCGCGACTTCTCGTTGGTGCCGATGCGCTTGATCTTGGACTTGATGTTTGCCACGTGAATCCTCGTAATGCTTGATGGAAAAGTTCTGGACGGGCGCGCGGCACGCGCGCACACGAGGAAACAGTCTACCAGTGATGCAGGCTCGAAAGCGAGCGTGACACCTCATCGAACGTCCGTCGCTCAACCACCGCGCCTTCGCGACGCACCGCGCGGGGATTGACCCGGATGATTCTATCGAGCCGCACCTCGGACGGACGCCGCTGGCGGTCCCACGAACCGGTGCCGATGTTGAGCCATTGGCCGCGATTGTGACGGTCGTTGTCGTGGTCCTTGCTGGTGAGCATGAGGCCAAGCAGCCACTTCTCGTCGCGGCCGATCAGGAGCACGGGGCGGTCCTTCCCCTGCGTGTGGTCCTCCTCGAACGGCACCCAGGTCCACACGATCTCGCCCGGATCCGGCTTGCCGTCGAGGCTTGGCGAATACGCGGGCGTCACCTTGCCCGTGAAGTCGCCCGGGTATCTGCCCGACGGCCGGCTTGGCTTTCGCGTTGGCGCTTGCGGCCTCCGCCGCGACAGCACCCATCGCAAGACGAGCAGCACGACGACCGCCAGGATGACCCACTTCACGCCGCGACTCTATCGAGTGCGTGCCGCTACCGCGCGGCATGGGACGATATAGGCCCCCCATTACTGCAAGGAACCGCCGTGCCCAACGACCCCCGCATCGAGCCAGCCTCGACCGCGCCGGAGCGCATCCGCAACTTCTGCATCATTGCGCACATCGACCACGGCAAGTCCACCCTCGCGGACCGCATGCTGCAGCTCACGGGGGTCGTCGAGGCCCGCGCCATGAAGGCCCAGTACCTGGACCGCATGGACATCGAGCGCGAGCGCGGCATCACGATCAAGTCGCAGGCCGTGCGCATGCCGTGGGCCGTGGACGGCGAGGCGCACGCCCTCAACATGATCGACACTCCAGGCCACGTGGACTTCACCTACGAGGTGTCCCGCTCGCTGGCCGCGTGCGAGGGGGCCGTGCTGCTCGTCGACGCAGCGCAAGGCATCGAGGCGCAGACCCTCGCGAACCTGTACCTGGCGCTCGAGAACGACCTCACGATCATCCCCGTGCTCAACAAGATCGACCTGCCGTCCGCCGATCCGGACCGCTACGCCGCAGAGCTCGCCCAGCTGATCGGCTGCAGCGTGGACGACGTGCTGCGCGTCAGCGGCAAGACCGGCGAGGGCGTCGGCGCGCTGCTCGACCGCATCGTCCGCGACATCCCCGCGCCGGTGGGCGACGCGAACGCACCCACCCGCGCCATGATCTTCGACTCCGTGTACGACACGTACCGCGGCGTCGTCACCTACGTGCGCGTGGTGGACGGCTCGCTCAAGTCGCGCGAGAAGATCGCGATGATGTCCACTCTCGCCACGCATGACCTCCTCGAGATCGGCGTCATCAGCCCGGAGCCGGTCGTCACGAAGGGCCTCGGCGTGGGCGAGGTGGGCTACCTCATCACGGGCGTCAAGGACGTGCGCCAATCAAAGGTGGGGGACACGGTAACCCTCGCCGGCCGTCGGGCAACCGAATCCTTGGGCGGTTACCGCGATCCCAAGCCCATGGTCTACTCCGGGCTGTTCCCGCTCGACGGCTCCGACTTCCCGGCGCTGCGTGACGCCCTCGACAAGCTGCAACTGAACGACGCCTCGCTCGTCTACGAGCCCGAGAGCTCGGTCGCGCTGGGGTTCGGCTTCCGCTGCGGCTACCTGGGCCTGCTGCACCTCGAGATTGTGCGCGACCGGCTCGAGCGCGAGTTCAATCTGGAGCTCATCTCTACCGCGCCGAACGTGGTCTACGACGTGCACATGGAGGACGGCAAGGTCATCACGGTGACCAACCCGTCGGAGTTCCCCGGCGGCAAGATCCGCGAGGTGCGGGAGCCCGTCGTCAAGGCATCGATCCTGGTACCGAGCGAGTTCATCGGCACCGTCATGGAGCTGTGCCAGGAGCGCCGCGGAGTCATGGGCACTATGAACTACTTGAGCGAGTCGCGCGTGGAGATGCACTACACGCTGCCGCTCGCCGAGGTGGTCTTCGACTTCTTCGACCAGCTCAAGTCCCGCACCCGTGGCTACGGCTCGCTGGACTACGAGCCCGCGGGCGACCAGGCCGCGGACCTCGTCAAGGTGGACATCCTGCTGCAGGGCGAGACCGTGGATGCCTTCAGTGCGGTGGTGCACAAGGACAAGGCCTACTCGTATGGGCTCGCGATGGTCGGCAAGCTCAAGGACCTCATTGATCGCCAGCAGTTCGAGGTGCCCATCCAGGCCGCGATCGGCTCGCGCATCATTGCCCGCGAGACGATCCGCGCCATCCGCAAGGACGTGCTCGCCAAGTGCTACGGCGGCGACATCTCCCGCAAGCGCAAGCTGCTCGAGAAGCAGAAGGCCGGCAAGAAGCGCATGAAGAACATCGGCTCCGTCGAGGTGCCGCCGGAGGCGTTCATCGCGGCGCTCAGCACCTCCGACGACGGCTCGGACAAGGGCAAGAAGAAATAGCGGTGACCGGCACCGACGCACCGCGCGACTTCGGTGTCTACATCCACGTGCCGTTCTGCACGGTGCGGTGCGGCTACTGCGACTTCAACACGTACGCGCCGGGCGAGCTGGGCGGCGCAACGCCCGCGGGCTATGTCGACGCGGCGCTGCACGAGATGGAATTGGCGGGCGCGGCCATGGGTGCGGAGGTCCGCCCCGCGTCCACGGTGTTCTTCGGCGGCGGCACGCCAACACTGCTTCCGGCCGACGCTCTGGCCAGGCTGCTTGGCGGCGTCCGGCAGGTCTGGGGATTAGTTCCCGACGCGGAGGTCACCACGGAGGCGAACCCGGACTCGGTGACGCGCGAGTCGCTCGCGGTGCTCGCCGACGCCGGGTTCACGCGCGTGTCCCTCGGCATGCAGAGCGTCGTCCCGCACGTGCTCGCGACCCTGGAGCGCACCCACAACCCGGACAATGTTGCGCGAGCGGTGGAGTGGGCCCACGAGGCAGGCCTCGCCACGAGCGTGGACCTCATCTACGGCACGCCGGGCGAGTCGCTCGAGGACTGGCAGCGCAGCCTCGACG
It encodes:
- a CDS encoding EAL domain-containing protein encodes the protein MNNPDAPRPRLWQLPPVGIHAGAQRTRVLVGRQGIFTASHELFGYELLFRAPGRTGLRIDLWNQRQQDRATEHVIAAALLDGPDIAPSLPVSINFTRSYLVAHEDLGCDPAKVIVEIVESAFADSALRDRLADLRGLGFRIALDDFRGTRSQLELLEYADFVKVDYRDLRERGPQLVELARSGVRSLSPSGSRPAPLSRSARTWASTSTRGTRSSPRFSWIVAP
- the rpsT gene encoding 30S ribosomal protein S20, translated to MANIKSKIKRIGTNEKSRQRNVAVKSQLKTHVRKVREAIAAGDKAAAQTALTTASVKLDKAASKGVIHKNQAANRKSALAKQVSAL
- a CDS encoding type II toxin-antitoxin system PemK/MazF family toxin yields the protein MKWVILAVVVLLVLRWVLSRRRPQAPTRKPSRPSGRYPGDFTGKVTPAYSPSLDGKPDPGEIVWTWVPFEEDHTQGKDRPVLLIGRDEKWLLGLMLTSKDHDNDRHNRGQWLNIGTGSWDRQRRPSEVRLDRIIRVNPRAVRREGAVVERRTFDEVSRSLSSLHHW
- the lepA gene encoding translation elongation factor 4; protein product: MPNDPRIEPASTAPERIRNFCIIAHIDHGKSTLADRMLQLTGVVEARAMKAQYLDRMDIERERGITIKSQAVRMPWAVDGEAHALNMIDTPGHVDFTYEVSRSLAACEGAVLLVDAAQGIEAQTLANLYLALENDLTIIPVLNKIDLPSADPDRYAAELAQLIGCSVDDVLRVSGKTGEGVGALLDRIVRDIPAPVGDANAPTRAMIFDSVYDTYRGVVTYVRVVDGSLKSREKIAMMSTLATHDLLEIGVISPEPVVTKGLGVGEVGYLITGVKDVRQSKVGDTVTLAGRRATESLGGYRDPKPMVYSGLFPLDGSDFPALRDALDKLQLNDASLVYEPESSVALGFGFRCGYLGLLHLEIVRDRLEREFNLELISTAPNVVYDVHMEDGKVITVTNPSEFPGGKIREVREPVVKASILVPSEFIGTVMELCQERRGVMGTMNYLSESRVEMHYTLPLAEVVFDFFDQLKSRTRGYGSLDYEPAGDQAADLVKVDILLQGETVDAFSAVVHKDKAYSYGLAMVGKLKDLIDRQQFEVPIQAAIGSRIIARETIRAIRKDVLAKCYGGDISRKRKLLEKQKAGKKRMKNIGSVEVPPEAFIAALSTSDDGSDKGKKK